Within Vicia villosa cultivar HV-30 ecotype Madison, WI linkage group LG1, Vvil1.0, whole genome shotgun sequence, the genomic segment CAAGTCCAAATGAGACCCTTagaagcaacctttgggatagcATGAAGATTATAACCACAAACATTGATAGACCCTGGTTGGTAGCTGGGGATTTTAATGACTTGGATTATGCTAATGAGAAGAAAGGTGGGAGTAGAGTATCCACACGTAAGTGAATCATCTTCAGAGAGAATATGGAGGCATGCAATTTATCTGATCTTGGTGCCATGGGGCCGAGGTTTACTTGGAGAGGACCGATATACCAAGGTGGTCAACGAATCTTTGAAAGGTTAGATAGAGTTATCAGTAATGAAAGGTGGAGGCTTCAATATACTGATGCTCAAGTTAAAGTGTTGACAAGAGTTGACTTCTCGGATCATCATCCGATCATGGTTACTCTGAACTATAGAAACCAGGAGAGAGTTCCAAAGTCGTTTCGTTTTGAAAGTGCCTGGATGCTGGAAAGTAGTTATATGGACAGGCTCAAGGGCTATTGGAATGATAAAGCTGATTTTGTTCAAAACCTAAAGAAAATTGAAAATGACGCTCAGGATTGGAAAAGATGTTCTCTCAATCATGTTCAACATGTGAAAAGAGGCATCGCTCTCAGACTTCAGGGCATTCAGAAGAATATACATGACAGGCGCAACATTGCTGGATTGGTGAGATTGGAGAATAAGCTGCAGGAGGATCTTAAAATCATTTTGAGGCAAGAGGAGTTGATGTGGTTTCAAAGATCTAGAACTAAGTGGCTTGTGGATGGAGATAGAAATACAAAATATTATCATTTGAAGGCAGTGAATAGGAGAAGAAAGAATAAGATTCTTATGCTCAAGAATGATAATGGCGAGTGGGTGGAGGATATTTCTGAAATCAAAAACATGGTAAACAATTATTATAAGGAATTGTTTTCGTTGAATAGTAATGGGAGCATCTGGAGTCAAACTCAAGTATCTTATGCAAAGCTTATTGAGGAGAACATTACTAGGATGAATATGCAGGTGAGTAATGAAGAGATTCATAAAGCTCTATTTAGCATGAAACCCTGGAAAGCCCCAGGGCCAGATGGTTTCCCAGCAGGCTTTTATCAAAAAGCTTGGAATGTTGTTGGCAATAGTGTGTGTGATTTCATCCGCAAATTGTGGGAGAAGCCAGGAGATATTGTTAACATTAATAAGACAGACATATGTCTTATCCCCAAGATCGATAATCCAAGCATGGTGGCACACTTTAGACCTATATCTCTTTGTAACACGGTCTATAAGGTCTTAAGTAAAGTGGTGGTAGGCAGACTCAAAGGGCATATGAACATGCTTATTTCTCCTTTTCAAACAGGATTCGTGCCTGGTCGACAAATCCATGAGAATATCATTGTGGCGAGAGAAGCTATGCACTCAATGGAgaaaatgaaaggaaaaaaagGAGCTTTCGCAATTAAGGTTGATCTTTCGAAGGCATATGACAAGTTAAATTGGGAATGTATTTGGCAAACTTTGAGTGAAATTCAAATCCCTGAGACTATGTTAAATGTTATCATGCATTCAGTGGCAAGCGTTGAAACCAATGTCAATTGGAATGGAGTCAGAAATGATTTCTTTCGGCCTCGTAGAGGCATTCGCCAAGGAGATCATATATCTCCGTATTTATTCGTGCTATGCATGGATAAATTAACGCATCTCATTGAAGAAGCTCGAATGAAGAACAGATGGAAGGGAGTGAAGTTGGGGAAACAAGGGATTATGATTACTCATCTAATGTTTGCGGATGACCTCTTGATTTTTGGGGAGGCAACTGAAGTTCAAATGGAGTGTGTCATGGAGACCATTGCCAGGTTTTGCCACATGACGGGACAGGAAATTAGTCTGGAAAAAACAAGTATTCTTTTTTCTAATAATGTCAGCATGAGCATGCAAAACAAGCTTCAACACATGTCCAAGTTCAGAAAAGTTAAGAGCTTTGGAAAATACTTGGGTGTTCCCCTAAGTGGAAAAAAGATTCGTCGAAATGATTGTCAGTATATAGTTGAGCAGGTTGCGGCAAAGCTTAATACTTGGAAGAGAAACAGTTTATCTCTTGCTGGCAGAATTACTTTGGCAAAAAGTGTGATAGAAGCAATCCCATTATATCCTATGATGACAGCAAAATTGCCTAAGACTTGCCTTGACGATATCCTTAGACTGCAGAGAAAGTTTGTGTGGGGGGACTGATGAGAAACGTAAGATCCATGGTGTTGCATGGGATACTGTTACGATGCCCAAGTCTCTTGGGGGTACTGGTTTGCGCGATTTGCATGCTCTTAATCAGGTTTGTCTGATGAAGTTAGGATGGCAGATGTATCATAATGCTAGTGATCTTTGGTGTCAAGTGTTAAGAGGCAAATATAAAGTCCATGATAGCAAAAACTATCTTAATGCGAAGCCTGCGGATTCTAACTTATGGAAAGATGTTGTTAGTGTTATGCCTGACTTGTTGAAGACATGAAGATGGATTGTGGGGGGTGGCACGAGGATACATGCATGGGAAGATATTGGCTTGGTTTTGAGATTACTTTGAGTGAGACGAACATAAATATTCCTTTGCCGCTGCGAGGAGCAAGAGTTTGTGACTTGGTGAACAATCTTGGCGAATGGAATACCGGTATCCTTGAAAGCTGGTTGCCTACCCAATGGATGAATAAGATTCAAGCTTGCTTGCCCCCGAGCAAGGAGCCTTTAACTGACGtattctgttttgcaggtgctgGCGACAATGAATTCTCTATAAAGGAGATGTTTATGGAGGTTGAGGGGCATAACCGGATGATACCGGATTGTGACTGGACGCGTATTTGGAAAGCTGAAGTACCGGAGCGGTGTAAAACTTTCTTGTGGCTGCTCAAGCATAATAGGCTCTTAACAAATCACAGCAAAAGCCGAAGAGGTCTGGGTACCGCAAGCTGCAAGTTATGTGGCTGCACTTGTGAGTCTACCATGCATGCCATGCGAGATTGCGCGAAATGTATGAGCGTTTGGAAAAGTTTGGTTCCAAGTGACATTCTTGTAGAGTTTTTCACAGTGGAAATCGAGGAATGGATTCACTTGAATCTAAACTATACGGGTGATGGTAATCAGGGGTGGATGAACACTTGGATCATCGCTTGCCATGCTCTTTGGACATGGCGTAATCTTGAAGAACACAATGAGGACTATGCAAGACCCCTTGATCCTATTGTGCAGATTGTGAAGCGAGGCGAGGAGTATAAACAAGCGGTGAAGTTGTTCAAAGTCAGTACAGAAGATATATGGGGCCAGAAATATGTTGGGTGGAAGCCTCCTAATTCTAGCATGATCAAACTTAATTCGGATGGTGCGAGCAAAACGGATAACACAGCCGGATGCGGCGGCCTTTTGCGTGATTACAAGGGTCATTGGAGAGGTGGTTATTCGAAATTCATAGGGCAGTGTAATGCTAATGTAGCTGAGTTTTGGGGAGTGGTGGAGGGTTTGAAGTTAGCAAGGAAGTTAGGTGTTGGGCTTCTGGAAATCAATACTGACAGCATGATAGTAGTCAAAGCAATTGAAGATGGCAAAGTGGGGATGGTTGACTGTGTAGGTTTGCTGCGTCAGATTAAGGAGCTTATGGGTGATTTTAAGGTGGTAATCATTTCTCATGTACCTCGAAACGCAAATGCTTGCGCTGATTGTCTGGCCAAGCATGGATGTAGGGATCAAGCTCTTCAACATTACATTGATCCGCCTTCGTTTCTCAGTGATCTTCTTGAAGCAGATTCTTGCGGAATTGTTTTTCCGTCTGTTGCTTTTGTGTAGTTGTGTTTTGTTTTGGGCCTAGGCCCTCATtccaaccaaaaaaaaaagaaaagaaagatagagTTCACTCCCTTGAGGGTGTCTTTTCCTTTCATAAAATAATGtaaatgaaaggaaaaaaaaaaaaaaagtgaaaatcatataATCTGTTTATTATCTATACTGACAAACTATAAATCGCACAGTTCTGGTTAAATTGCTACCTTCATTTCAGCTGTCATTCAACcttctttctcatttttctcATTATGGTTCACTATTTTCCTTCATCTTCACCCCAAGCATATTGTTGTGGTGTGGTATTCAACTACTCATGCAAGAGATCTCATGGTGAACAGTATTGAGATCACAATGTGTGAATTTTTAATCATCCAAATTTGAATGGAACTGTTGTTGCATGAGACATTCTTCGTTGAAATATAGAAATATAAAGTTTCCCCACTAGAGATTCAAGCATAAACTCAGCAATCCATAATCTTCTTGAGCATTTAACATAATAACCAGCAACGTCATGCACAGTTTAAGAACATAATTTTCTAGTAACATGTAAAACTAAAATGTCTCATGTAAATGTTCATTTAAAGCTATCTTCTTATGCAAAATTCCATACAGTCTCATGTTGAATGATTAGACATACACTCCACTGGCAAGTAGGAGGAACAACGACCCGAAACCCTGTGAAGATGAAGACATGAGCATAAGTTTCCAACCTTACACAAGTATCACGTCAAACAAAGTATAAATAATACATACCAAGAAGACTGATGCAACTGCCCCTGTTATCAGCTCCTGAGTAAGGGAACGGGTTTTCCTGGATGAAGTTGCTTCATAACTGCAAAAAACACAGATTTCATTTGAATAATAACTAGATATAACAAAAAGATGTCAGCTCAGCAAACCTCTCATCTCTTTAAAGCTTCAAGATTGCACTTcatcattaatattaataaataaataaataaataaataaataaataaataaataaataaataaataaatacaagatTGGGCTAATTTGAACAAACTTCTCAAGAAGCACTTGGAGATATTTCTTGAGTTTTACAAACAATGAAACAATAGCTTCTTGCTGAAGCTAAAGTCATCATTATGCATCTCAATTTTTTAAGTTCTCGCATATTAGCTTGTAACAGCTTTTGCTTAAGTGAAGAcctacaaaaatatattaattaagaaaCTCTCATACACTATAAGCCAATCCAAACTAGGTCAGGTCCATTAAACACACCCATTGTTAATACACTATAAGCCAATCCAAACAAGGTCAGGTCCATTAAACACACCCATCACTAATACATCACAATACCAATTGTATCAATCAATTCCAGGGTCACATTTCACATGTATATCCAGCCTTACAAAAAAACACCCTTCAATGGCAGTCACCTTTGTTTCACgagattataataaataaataaaaggacaACAGATAATGATAATTTAAGTAACAGatcagttttatttatttttaacattcAAAGTGCAATAAAATTTTTAAGAGTGAAGAATGCACGTCACTTTTAggtccaatggaagctctaaaTATTGCGATCTCAGCAAACAACAAATACTGAAGTAATAATGGATGTTACAGTCTagtccaatggaagctctaaaTATTGCAAGATCTCAGCAAGCAACAAATGCTAAACTAATAATGCATGTTACAGCCTAGTCCTAGAGCCCAAAACTTTTTAAGTCaacaaaagaatgaagaaaggtGTG encodes:
- the LOC131629361 gene encoding uncharacterized protein LOC131629361 — translated: MAAKAIASPIPDSLYPTLSVFTLAIGLILTASFFIYEATSSRKTRSLTQELITGAVASVFLGFGSLFLLLASGVYV